From a single Vitis vinifera cultivar Pinot Noir 40024 chromosome 18, ASM3070453v1 genomic region:
- the LOC100255823 gene encoding homeobox-leucine zipper protein ATHB-6, with product MKRFSSSVSLAPLVSMCSPKEGKNSKNYPVYDSEFQAMLDSFDEEDCAEETGLITEKKKRLSFDQVKALERSFEIENKLEPERKVKIAEELGLKPRQVAIWFQNRRARWKTKQLERDYGILKANYDALKLDYESLEQEKEALVAELRELKAKLQGGNMELNQSVKEEALVSESENNVSEQGKNNGNISGIHGLGDFKDGSSDSDSSGVLKNESNFNAQLMMSPASSSSLRLNCASLSSPSPMNWFPSKAFQHQFGRMEEQSFFSAEEPCNFFWGDQAPSLHWYFPDQ from the exons ATGAAGCGCTTCAGTAGCTCTGTTTCTTTGGCTCCTTTGGTCTCCATGTGTTCGCCTAAAG AGGGGAAGAACTCAAAGAATTATCCTGTCTACGATAGTGAATTCCAAGCTATGTTAGATAGTTTTGATGAAGAAGACTGTGCTGAGGAAACTGGACTGATCACTGAGAAGAAAAAGCGATTGAGCTTTGATCAGGTAAAGGCCTTGGAGAGAAGTTTTGAGATTGAGAACAAGCTTGAGCCAGAGCGAAAGGTGAAAATAGCAGAAGAACTGGGCCTAAAACCACGACAAGTAGCGATATGGTTTCAAAACCGCCGAGCACGCTGGAAGACGAAGCAATTGGAGAGAGACTACGGTATTCTTAAAGCCAATTATGATGCTCTGAAGCTTGACTACGAGAGTCTCGAACAAGAGAAAGAAGCTTTAGTCGCAGAG CTAAGAGAGCTGAAAGCAAAGCTCCAAGGCGGAAACATGGAGTTAAATCAATCTGTTAAAGAGGAGGCTCTAGTTTCGGAGTCTGAGAATAATGTTTCAGAGCAGGGTAAGAACAATGGAAATATATCAGGAATCCATGGATTGGGAGACTTCAAAGACGGGTCATCTGATAGTGATTCCAGTGGAGTTTTAAAGAATGAGAGCAATTTCAACGCACAGCTAATGATGTCTCCAgcgtcttcttcttctcttagATTGAACTGTGCTTCTTTGTCATCACCTTCACCAATGAACTGGTTCCCAAGTAAAGCGTTTCAGCATCAGTTTGGGAGAATGGAAGAGCAGAGTTTCTTCAGTGCAGAGGAGCCCTGCAATTTCTTCTGGGGTGATCAAGCCCCCTCTCTTCATTGGTACTTTCCTGATCAGTAA